One genomic segment of Pagrus major chromosome 13, Pma_NU_1.0 includes these proteins:
- the cldn3c gene encoding claudin 3c gives MSMGMEIVGIALGVIGFIIAIVTCALPMWRVTAFVGANIITAQTIQEGLWMNCVTQSTGQMQCKVYDSMLALTPDLQASRAMMVIAIILGVLGVLISIVGAKCTNCIEDEPSKAKVMIIAGIFFILGGLLVLIPVSWTASVVIRNFYNPILTNPQRRELGASLYIGWGAAALLLIGGAMLCSSCPPKEKKYKPPRMAYSAPRSTSAGGGYDRKDYV, from the coding sequence ATGTCGATGGGCATGGAGATTGTGGGCATCGCCCTTGGAGTCATTGGATTTATCATTGCCATTGTGACATGTGCCCTGCCGATGTGGAGGGTGACGGCCTTCGTCGGGGCCAACATCATCACGGCTCAGACCATTCAGGAGGGTTTGTGGATGAACTGTGTGACGCAGAGCACGGGCCAGATGCAGTGCAAAGTCTACGACTCGATGCTGGCGTTGACACCGGACCTTCAGGCCTCCAGAGCCATGATGGTCATCGCCATCATACTCGGGGTGCTGGGGGTACTGATCTCCATCGTCGGTGCCAAGTGCACCAACTGCATCGAAGACGAGCCGTCCAAGGCCAAAGTGATGATCATCGCTGGAATCTTCTTCATCCTCGGAGGCCTTTTGGTGCTCATCCCCGTCTCCTGGACGGCCAGCGTCGTCATCCGAAATTTCTACAACCCCATCCTGACCAACCCGCAGAGGAGGGAGCTGGGGGCGTCCCTCTACATCGGCTGGGGAGCGGCCGCCTTGCTCCTGATTGGTGGGGCCATGCTGTGCAGCAGCTGCCCGCCAAAAGAGAAGAAGTACAAGCCACCTCGGATGGCCTACTCCGCCCCGCGCAGCACCAGCGCAGGTGGAGGGTACGACAGGAAGGACTATGTTTGA